The genomic DNA acgccccatcCTAACTTCTAGCCCTCTGGCTCGAACACAGTACCTACATTAATTTACAATtaggaatttttttaacatctttattggagtataactgctttacaatggtgtgttagtttctgctttataacaaagtgaagcaactatacatatacatacatccccatatctcctccctcttgcgtctccctcccaccctccctattccacccctctaggtggtcacaaagcaccgggctgatctccctgtgctatgcggctgcttcccactagctatctattttacatttggtagtgtatatatggccatgccactctctcacttcgtcccagcttacccttccccctccccgtgttctcaagtccattctctacgtctgtgtctttattcctgtccttaccctaggttcttcagaacctttttttttttaagattccatatattatgtgttagcatatggtatttgtttttctctttctgacttacttcactctgtatgacagactctaggtccatccacctcacgacaaataactcaatttcgtttctttttatggctgagtaatattccattgtatatatgtgccacatcttctttatccattcatccaatgctgggcacttaggttgtttccatctccgggctattgtaaatagagctgcaatgaacattttggtacatgactctttttgaattatggttttctcagggtatatgcccagtagtgggattgccgggtcatatggtagttctatttttagttttttaaggaacctccatacagttctccatagtggctgtatcaatttacattcccaccaacagtgcgagagggttcccttttctccacaccctctccagcatttattgtttctagattttttgatgatggccattctgactggtgtgaggtgatacctcagtgtagttttgatttgcatttctctaatgatgatgttgagcattctttcatgtgttttttggcaatctgtatatcttctttggagaaatgtctatttaggtcttctgcccatttttggattgggttgtttgttttttgatattgagctgcataagctgcttgtaaattttgaagattaatcctttgtcagttgcttcatttgcaaatattttctcccattctgagggttgtcttttcgtcttgtttatggtttcctttgcagtgcaaaagctttgaagtttcattaggtcccatttgtttatttttgtttttatttccatttctctaggaggtgggtcaaaaaggatcttgctgtgatttatgtcatagagtgttctgcctatgtcttcctccaagagtttgatagcgtctggccttacatttaggtctttaatccattgggagtttatttctgtgcatggtgttagggagtgttctagctTCATTCTTTTACTACAATTAGGGATTTGAACAAATTTTGTTGAATGAGAAATTCTAGGTAGGAACAATGTTTAACAAATGCCTATTCTTTAGCAGTACAGACTACTGTTTAAGCAAGAGATTTCCCTTTCAGTGATTTTTATACATAAGCCATTTGGCTTTACTAAAATCGAATGACTTTCAAAATGCTTTGTTAGGGATTTGGTGATGgctgctcatttctttttgtttggatGGTTTCCTTAGAAAGAACACTTTCTGATTGTTGGGGTTTCGGTTACGCACTTACCTCCCTTCCTAATTTCAATCAGAGGGTCCATCTATCTTGTGAAGAACAAAGACCAAGATGTCTTAAATGCCTAATGAAATGAAATCTTGGGTCCTACCAAGGGCAGAGGTCAAACGGATACCTGCTGAAAAGGATAGGACAGCACATGAGTCTGTTCAGAATGGTAGTGGATAGTGTACCATGATGGATTAGAGATAAGGAGATACAGACAACGAAGCATTTGAAGGAATGTGAGAGGGTGATAAATGGAGCCGTGAATAATTTAAGACGTTTCCATATTAACACCCTACAGCTGCTTGGTATTTCACAGCTCCAAGTTCTTTCACATAAATGACTATGGCAGGCAGTTCGCTGCTCATCAACTTTAGTCTGCATCCTCATCCTGTTCCAGGGGCAAGGGCTCAGCCCAGGGGATGAAGCATGACGGGTCCAGGTAGGTGGCTCTCAACTTTGGCTGCACTATACAATCCCCTGGGGGATTATACAGTAATTATATAGCTGGatcccaccccagaccaattaaatcagaatctctgaggatggagtatttttaatattgacataagaaaaaaaaagctcctcAGGTGACTGTAATGttcagccagggctgagaacgCACTGGTCTAAGCCAATCATGACAACCCCCTTCCCCTTCACCAATTACTGGGCTAGGGCAGAACACGTGACCCAGTTCTAGCCGGTGAGACATAAAAGGAAGTCGACTGGGGTAGGGGTTTCTGGGGATGGTTTTATAACCAGATTGGAGGAAAGAGAGATACATGAGGGAAAACGCTACCCCTTAGTAaccaccttccttcctttcttcattttcacAACCCTGTGTGGTTGGGTGAGGAATGATGCTTCTTGTTGAGGCTACCATCTTGTGACAGTGGGAAGATAAGTTGGTGAACGAAAGCCAAGAAGATGGAAAAGATGGAAAGGGCCTGGGGTCCTCGGTGACTTGGTTTGGTGCTGCGGTCCCCACCCAGCCCTGAAAAAAGTGCACTGACTCCCTCCCTGCCAAATCCTGGCTGTCAGGTCTGGAGCATCCAGAAGTCGCTCAGGTTAATTCACGTGCAGTCCCTCTTCACTGCTGAGCCGAGGGTGCCCCAAGGGTGCTCAGGTGCCCCGAGCGAAGGACAGCCATGAGGAGCCCGGCTATAGAGTCAGGGGCTCTCCCGTGTAGGTGCTGTTGGCAGCGCTCAGGGATATTTTATTCGTTTGTTCAGTGTTTGTTAGTAATAAAGCTAAGTGTGGTTCTCACCCTAGAGTAGCCACTATGCCTGGCTGCAGTGCCAAAAGGGTGCCAGGGGACGGTAAAGGGGGGGGGCAGGTGAGGGTGTGTTATAATGGAGAGATTCTGAGCTCTGGGGTCTAACACTCGGCTCAGCAGCCCAGCAGCCCaggtgtgactttgggcaaggtaCCTGACTTCTCTGAATCTctgatttctcatctgtaaaaccgaTAATATGTCATGATGAAAGAAATGTTCACATGtggaggtatggggaagtcattctggcttatacctGATTTAACCCGAATGTGATGCTAACtaaaacagcctgtttgtggcctatcaaacGTACACGGTACTTctactttaattattaaagaaaagggcgcattgaccagaagtaaagaatgtctgtgttaaaaataaagattaaatgccttCCTTCCTGGGACGCTCATGCTGGTACTCCTTCAatgataagactcccttcccaggtgctGAGGACATACTGGCTCGCGGTGTATGTGctgatctgttttgttttgttttgtttgtctgtttgtttttggaaACCTTGAAGGAACGGATCCCTGAGTTGCTTagtgttctttgttctgacaagatgtCAAACTGGTCTGAAAACCAAGCTtctctggagcagttcctcagagttatctgacTGTCTTCCGGTCTTCGGGGCTATAGtcttcagtttggctcaaatgAAACTCTTTCCTATTCttattatagattgtttattgcTTATTTTCATCGACAGTCACAGTAATGATATATCCACAATGCCTAACTCAACACATCGCACCTGAGGATCCATCCCCTTTCCATTCCTAGAGTGGAGTGTGACAGACTTTTGGAAACTCATCAGTTGGTTGGTAACATTACCTTTCTCGGAACCAGGAATACAAGCATTTTGATAAATCCACTAGTTGGTGGTGACACGGTAAGTGCCCGATAATTCCAGCAGATATGTGGGAGGAAGAGCTCAGTCACCAGAGTTTGAAAGAGCCTAAAGCTTGTTCCCAGATGTCCCTGCAGCCCTGCAAAGGAAGCCCCATTGGCTCTTCCAAACAGCAGCACCGATGTCTGGCCCCATAGTCACTGTCACGTGCACAGACTCTAACCTCCTAGAGGATGAAGACTGTGTCCTCTAACCCTCCTCTCTATTCACTTTCTTACCTCACCCCAGTCAGTGCCAAATgttagtaaaaatgaaaaaaaaaaaagagtcagagtTTCTGGGAGATTGTCAATTCTTAAAACCATAAAATGCTGCAGCCATTTGTCCTCGAGAGGCATTCCCTCAGACCGGTGAAGGAGGATTGGAGACCCATTTTGTTACATCTGTAAATACAGGATTAGCAGATGAAAGGATGTTTTTGTTAAAATGTGACAAGTCACCCTGTTCCTTTTACCTTCACTCTGGAAATCAGGAAAGAACACAGACTTCCTAAGCAATTACAGAAACTAAGAAAACGACTTGATCACTAGGAGGAAAATCAGCTTCCGAAATCACTCTGAAACCCTGGCTCTATTCACAACAACAAAATCCATCTTCATTAACGTCTTCGACTATTGTCCTCAGAGCTTCATCCCAGAGGAATACTGAATTACACTATAAACTAATGAATGGAAACTTAAGTCATTTCCGCCCACCCGGCACTGCTTTTCCTCCTCTGGACTGCACAGTGCAGAAGGCTGCACTCTTCCAGCTCACACAAAGTTTGGGAAATCGCATTCCCATGCCACTAACTAGACTCCTGAGGTCAACGTCACGTAGAACAAACTTCCCTCATCCCAATGAACAGGCCATAGACCGACCCAGACACTGAACACATTTTGAGATCATTTAAGCCCCATTTTGGCATCTTAGGATACCTTAGGATATAtgctttacagagaaagaaaaaaatgagcggGGAGGCAGAAAGGGAATGTCTTTTCACAAAGCTCCTTCAGCTGTCACAGCCAAAGCTGCTACTGCCGATCCAAGGTTCCATCTCTCAAGTGGATCGGGCAGAGtgagggaagcccagccctgagGTTCTGTCTGCACTAGAGGAAGCAGACCAGGCAGCTTTTGTGACCTGATGTGAACGGAATATGGTCAAATATCCTGGGAGCGCCAGCcattgggggtggaggtgggaggtggggggagccaCCCCTCGAGCCAGGGGAAAGCAAAGTCCATTCCACGCCAGTATACCAGAGCCTGAGGCACACACATGTGCAAAAGCTGTTGCAAGAGAGGCCTATGACTGTATGTTTGGTAAATCTGAAAGAACGCCTCGGAGTCTGCACACgtcagagaggcagaggcagagaaataTGAAACAGATTAGGGGTAGGTAGGATAAGAGTCAATAACTTTCCCCcaaatttttgcttttggttttcccTGTGCCTGCAAACACTGCTGCAAAAGGTTTCCCCACAGGACCTAGTGGCATCAAGATAAAGTCATAATCATGGACCTCATATGGTCCCCGAAATCCTGTACTTTTCATGTCAATTCCCAGTCTCAAGTTTCATTGTGACTTTCAAACCTTCTCTACTCTGCTCAGACCCGTGAtatccctcttccctctccttcccccattcCTCATTCTCCACAGACGATCCTACCTTTTACTTCATAGGGGAAACTGGTAGTGTGGAGACCTGCGTTCCGCCTTAGCCATAATTAACCTCTCGCTTCTCTGGGTCTTCCTCTGAGAAGGCAGGGGGCTATGCTAGAGATCCCAATGACTCTCCCAAATGCTCCCAGCTGGACTTCCCCTACTGCTCGGATCTATTTTCATCAGGTGAGATCAATCTGAGACggcatccctcccctccccctgaagGCTGATCCAAGTTCCCCAAGACCCTTTCCTGACCCTACCCTGCCGGGGGCCACCTTACCCGGATCCGTCCCGGGCGCGCGGGAGCGGGGCTACGTGGCGCCTTCGGCCCCCGTCTCCGGCGGCGTCTCCTCGTCCTCGGCCGGCTCGGCGTTGCCGTCTTCCCAGCTGCGAGGGTAAGCCAGCAGGCGCATGGCTGGGGCGCATGCGGCCTCCACCTGGCGCACCTGCTCTCGGCTCAGGCGCTCGCGCCAGGCGTGCACGGCCTCGCGGGCATCGCGCGCCGACAGGTGGAAGGGCCGGTCCGCGCCGTAGGCCGCGCCGCGCGTCATGTTGAGCGCGAAGGCGTCGAGCGCGGCGAGCGCGCGCAGCCCGGCGAAGCGCTGCAGGCGACGCAGCTGGGCGCGCGGCTGCCGCACCAGGTCCTCGTAGCGCAGCCTCAGGTAGCGGCGCCGTAGCCAGGCTGGCGCGCCGCGCGCGAACAGCAGGTCGCGCAACCAGGCTTCGCAGATCACCTCGAGCGCGCCGGTCAGGAAGAAGTCGGCGCGCGGGGCGGCGGGCAGTGCGCGGGACGGGCCCCCGGGTCGAGCTCCCATGCCGTGCGCCAGCAGCACGCGGTGGAAGCGGTCGCCCCTCTGGCGGGTGCGCAGCACTTGGATGCTCTCGCGCAGCAGCCCCTGCCGAGACTTGAGGCGCGAGTTGTGCACGGCCCGCGGGTCGCGGAAAAGCTGCACCACCTTCAGGTTGAGGCCGGGGTCGCGCAGCAGGGGCACCAGCACGCCCAGGTCGAGGAGGCGCACGTCCTTGATGACCACCACCGGATACTTGCGGCACTCGGCCTCCAGGGCGCGGAGAGCCACGGGTGGGCAGCTGCGCTCGCAGGCGGCGTCCTCAACGAGGCCGACCTCGGCGCGGGCCCGGGGCGCGCCGGGGCACAGCGGCGGCGAGCAGATGACCTTGTTGGTCCGCCAGCGAAAGAGGGCGGCCGTGGTGAGATTGGCCGCGTCCGGGGCGCGCGCGGCGGAATCCCCCGGCGGCGCGTACAGCTGCAGCACCGAGAAGTCGCAGCGGAAGAGCGAGCGCAGCATGTCGCGCAGCGCGCCCTGCAGGCTCTCGGCGTCTCCCGGATACAGCGCCTGCCACAGATGCCACATGGGCTCATACAAGTAGAAAACGTCCGGGTGCTGGTTAAAGAGCTCGCCCAGGAACGACGAGCCCGTGCGCCAGGTGGCGTGCACATAGATGTGTTGCTTTTCGCGAGACGCCGCCTCCCCGACGGCGCCGTTGAGGTTGCCCCGGGACCTGGGGTACCGGCCCGCGTCCTCCTCCGCGGCGGGCCGCTCCTCGGCGCCCTGCTCGCGctcgcccgccgccgccgcctccaggCTCCACACTCCCAGGCTGCGCTGCAGGCCCGGGCAGTGCCCAGCGCCCTTGTCCCCGTCGCGGCCGCCGTCCAGGACAGAGGGGACGAGCAGCAGCACCAGCGTGTACAGCACCAACAGCAGCGCGAACTTGCAGTACTctcggcgccgccgccgccgccggccctTCATCGTTCACTGAACCCCTCCAGAGCGGGTGGGGcgcccttcctctccctttcctcgGAAATCCCGTCCCGAGTGCGCTCCTCCGGCCTCTTGGAGCCCCTCTGCGCCGGGAGGAGCGGAGTCACTGGGGCTGTGCATCCACAAGGGAAACTCTGGAGGCGGTGGTGCTAGTGGCGAATCCCCTGCCCTCTCCAGGCTCCGCGCCGGAGAGTCGCCTATTGGCCGGCTAGGCAGCGGCCCGCCCCGCCTTCCACCCCGCAGCTTCTCCCCGCCTCTCTACCCGCTGGGGTTCGTCCAGGGCTCTGCCTGATCTGGGAGGGGTTGCCGCGGGGCGGGGGACGCCGGCTGGGGCGCACGGAGCCAGACCCCACCTTTCCCCAACCCCTCTGTGATGAAGTCAAGTCTTCATG from Lagenorhynchus albirostris chromosome X, mLagAlb1.1, whole genome shotgun sequence includes the following:
- the CHST7 gene encoding carbohydrate sulfotransferase 7, which produces MKGRRRRRRREYCKFALLLVLYTLVLLLVPSVLDGGRDGDKGAGHCPGLQRSLGVWSLEAAAAGEREQGAEERPAAEEDAGRYPRSRGNLNGAVGEAASREKQHIYVHATWRTGSSFLGELFNQHPDVFYLYEPMWHLWQALYPGDAESLQGALRDMLRSLFRCDFSVLQLYAPPGDSAARAPDAANLTTAALFRWRTNKVICSPPLCPGAPRARAEVGLVEDAACERSCPPVALRALEAECRKYPVVVIKDVRLLDLGVLVPLLRDPGLNLKVVQLFRDPRAVHNSRLKSRQGLLRESIQVLRTRQRGDRFHRVLLAHGMGARPGGPSRALPAAPRADFFLTGALEVICEAWLRDLLFARGAPAWLRRRYLRLRYEDLVRQPRAQLRRLQRFAGLRALAALDAFALNMTRGAAYGADRPFHLSARDAREAVHAWRERLSREQVRQVEAACAPAMRLLAYPRSWEDGNAEPAEDEETPPETGAEGAT